The Deinococcus koreensis genome window below encodes:
- the serA gene encoding phosphoglycerate dehydrogenase encodes MTAPAPAQTEAQPGAPLRVLICDEMNPGDLDHAGFQIDYEGNLERAETLRRLPGYDALITRSRTKVDRELIDAAGPRLKVIGRGGVGVDNIDLDYASLRGLLVLNAPESNNVSAAELAIMHLMAAARGLTRSDRLTREGTWDRKFLGLELKDRVLGIVGLGRIGSMVADRAQGLRMSVVAYDPYVPDSKFERLGVARATTLDELLGRVDFLTVHTPLTEETTGMIGARELALLKRDAIVVNAARGGIIEEAALVAALQSGHLFGAGVDVFVEEPPTPQHLFLQAPNLGITAHLGANTREAQERVGAEIVSRVLDALHGDVSKGAVNAPALDAKTLEAIGGHLQLGEKLGRILAQLLPGAHDVEVTFRGEFPADPAPIVTSVLVGYLSGSTDERPNMINARALARERGVNLAIREEQDSPDYQTEVIVKVTGHAGERERTRTVGGTVFGKSPRLTRLRDFRVELEPEGYILIASNEDKPGAVAKLSTLLGTWGVNIAGMALGRAQKGGQALFTLTLDDNLTPDQLQAIRALDVIESAYLVKA; translated from the coding sequence ATGACCGCCCCCGCTCCTGCCCAGACCGAAGCGCAGCCCGGAGCCCCGCTCCGCGTGCTGATCTGCGACGAGATGAACCCCGGCGACCTCGACCACGCCGGCTTCCAGATCGACTACGAGGGCAATCTAGAGCGCGCCGAGACGCTGCGCCGCCTGCCCGGCTACGACGCCCTGATCACCCGCAGCCGCACCAAGGTCGACCGCGAGCTGATCGACGCGGCCGGCCCCCGGCTCAAGGTCATCGGGCGGGGCGGGGTCGGCGTGGACAACATCGACCTGGACTACGCCAGCCTGCGCGGCCTGCTGGTGCTCAACGCGCCGGAGAGCAACAACGTGTCGGCCGCCGAGCTGGCGATCATGCACCTGATGGCCGCCGCGCGCGGCCTGACCCGCTCCGACCGCCTGACGAGGGAGGGCACCTGGGATCGCAAGTTCCTGGGCCTGGAGCTCAAAGACCGCGTGCTGGGCATCGTCGGCCTGGGGCGCATCGGGAGCATGGTCGCCGACCGCGCCCAGGGCCTGCGGATGAGCGTGGTGGCCTACGACCCCTACGTACCGGATTCCAAGTTCGAGCGCCTGGGCGTGGCCCGCGCCACCACGCTCGACGAGCTGCTGGGCCGGGTGGATTTCCTGACGGTGCATACCCCGCTGACCGAGGAGACCACCGGCATGATCGGGGCGCGCGAGCTGGCCCTGCTGAAGAGGGACGCCATCGTGGTGAACGCGGCGCGCGGCGGAATCATCGAGGAGGCCGCGCTGGTGGCGGCGCTGCAGTCCGGGCACCTCTTCGGCGCCGGCGTGGACGTGTTCGTGGAGGAGCCGCCCACCCCCCAGCACCTGTTCCTGCAGGCCCCGAACCTGGGCATCACCGCGCACCTGGGCGCCAACACCCGCGAGGCCCAGGAGCGCGTGGGCGCCGAGATCGTCTCGCGCGTGCTCGACGCCCTGCACGGCGACGTGAGCAAGGGCGCCGTGAACGCCCCCGCGCTGGACGCCAAGACCCTGGAGGCGATCGGCGGCCACCTGCAGCTGGGCGAGAAGCTGGGCCGCATCCTGGCGCAGCTGCTGCCCGGCGCCCACGACGTCGAGGTCACCTTCCGGGGTGAATTTCCCGCCGATCCGGCGCCCATCGTCACGTCCGTACTGGTGGGTTACCTCTCGGGCAGCACTGACGAGCGCCCGAACATGATCAACGCCCGCGCGCTGGCCCGCGAGCGCGGCGTGAACCTCGCCATCCGCGAGGAGCAGGACAGCCCGGACTACCAGACCGAGGTGATCGTGAAGGTGACGGGCCACGCCGGCGAGCGCGAGCGCACCCGCACGGTGGGCGGCACCGTGTTCGGCAAGAGCCCGCGCCTGACCCGCCTGCGCGACTTCCGCGTGGAGCTGGAGCCCGAGGGCTACATCCTGATTGCCAGCAACGAGGACAAGCCCGGCGCCGTGGCGAAGCTGAGCACCCTGCTGGGCACCTGGGGCGTGAACATCGCCGGCATGGCCCTGGGCCGCGCCCAGAAGGGCGGCCAGGCGCTGTTCACCCTGACCCTCGACGACAACCTGACTCCCGACCAACTCCAGGCCATCCGCGCGCTGGACGTGATCGAGAGCGCTTATCTGGTCAAGGCCTGA
- the aat gene encoding leucyl/phenylalanyl-tRNA--protein transferase, which translates to MPAASAFLLHPDGLTREVARGYAGGAFLMDNGEGVQWYSVAGRALVPLTEAAGLHVSRRLRRELPRFEARLDTAFGDVLLGCRGRLPGSPPRDGEWISDELSALYHHLYQSGLAHSYEVWRDGALAGGVLGLALGGAFIAESMFHRVTNASKAALVGLAGHLQERGFTLLDAQIQNPHLQTLGVREVSRAAYRPLLQHALSVEASFS; encoded by the coding sequence ATGCCCGCCGCCAGCGCGTTCCTGCTCCACCCCGATGGGCTGACCCGCGAGGTCGCGCGGGGCTACGCCGGCGGCGCCTTCCTGATGGACAACGGCGAGGGCGTGCAGTGGTATTCGGTGGCGGGCCGGGCCCTGGTGCCGCTGACCGAGGCCGCCGGACTGCACGTGTCCCGGCGTCTGCGCCGTGAGCTGCCCCGCTTCGAGGCGCGCCTGGACACGGCCTTCGGCGACGTGCTGCTGGGCTGCCGGGGCCGCCTGCCGGGCAGCCCCCCCCGTGACGGCGAATGGATCAGCGACGAGCTGAGCGCGCTCTATCACCATCTGTACCAGAGCGGCCTGGCCCACTCCTACGAGGTCTGGAGAGACGGGGCACTCGCGGGCGGTGTGCTCGGGCTGGCGCTGGGCGGGGCGTTTATCGCCGAGAGCATGTTCCACCGCGTCACGAACGCCAGCAAGGCCGCGCTGGTCGGGCTGGCGGGTCACCTCCAGGAGCGGGGCTTCACCCTGCTCGACGCCCAGATCCAGAATCCGCACCTGCAGACCCTGGGGGTCCGGGAGGTGAGCCGGGCCGCGTACCGCCCGCTGCTGCAGCACGCCCTGAGCGTGGAGGCCAGCTTCAGCTGA
- a CDS encoding Nramp family divalent metal transporter produces MTARATQILNNRGGRRGFARIAPFMGPAIIASIAYMDPGNFATNIQGGAQFGYALIWVILAANLMAMLIQNLSAKLGIATGKNLPEVIRERFPRPVVWFYWVQAELVAMATDLAEFLGAAVAIHLLTGLPLIWGAAITGVITFWLLTLQKRGFRPLEIAIGGFVLVIGSAYLVQFVLARPELASLGRGFVPSFQGVDSVYLAVGIIGATVMPHVIYLHSALTQGRVPTRTDEEKLRLSRLNRIDVYAAMGLAGLINMSMLAVAAATFHGKGIENAGDLETAYQTLTPLLGPAAAVAFAIALLASGLSSSAVGTMAGQVIMQGFVGFQIPLWLRRTITMLPAFIVIWLGLDPTATLVLSQVILSFGVPFALVPLLMFTARRDVMGVLVSKPWVNTLGWLFAGLIIALNIYLLWGAATGS; encoded by the coding sequence ATGACGGCGCGGGCCACGCAGATCCTGAACAACCGGGGCGGACGCCGGGGCTTCGCCCGCATCGCGCCGTTCATGGGCCCGGCGATCATCGCCTCGATCGCGTATATGGATCCCGGCAACTTCGCCACCAACATCCAGGGCGGAGCGCAATTCGGCTACGCCCTGATCTGGGTGATCCTGGCCGCCAACCTGATGGCCATGCTGATCCAGAACCTGAGCGCCAAGCTGGGCATCGCCACCGGCAAGAACCTGCCCGAGGTGATCCGTGAACGCTTTCCGCGTCCGGTGGTGTGGTTCTACTGGGTGCAGGCCGAACTGGTGGCGATGGCGACCGACCTCGCGGAGTTTCTGGGCGCGGCTGTGGCGATCCACCTGCTGACCGGCCTGCCGCTGATCTGGGGCGCGGCGATCACCGGGGTGATCACCTTCTGGCTGCTGACCCTACAGAAGCGCGGGTTCCGGCCGCTGGAGATCGCCATCGGCGGCTTCGTGCTGGTGATCGGCTCGGCCTACCTGGTGCAGTTCGTGCTGGCCCGCCCGGAGCTGGCCTCGCTGGGCCGGGGCTTCGTGCCCAGCTTCCAGGGCGTGGACTCCGTGTACCTGGCGGTGGGCATCATCGGCGCGACCGTCATGCCGCACGTGATCTACCTGCACTCGGCGCTCACGCAGGGGCGCGTGCCCACCCGCACCGACGAGGAAAAGCTGCGCCTGAGCCGCCTGAACAGGATCGACGTGTACGCCGCGATGGGCCTCGCCGGGCTGATCAACATGAGCATGCTGGCGGTGGCGGCCGCGACCTTCCACGGCAAGGGCATCGAGAACGCGGGCGACCTGGAAACCGCCTACCAGACCCTGACCCCGCTGCTGGGGCCGGCGGCGGCCGTGGCCTTCGCCATCGCCCTGCTGGCCAGCGGCCTGAGTTCCTCGGCGGTCGGTACGATGGCCGGGCAGGTCATCATGCAGGGCTTCGTGGGCTTCCAGATTCCGCTGTGGCTGCGCCGCACGATCACCATGCTGCCGGCCTTCATCGTGATCTGGCTGGGGCTCGACCCGACCGCCACGCTGGTGCTCTCGCAGGTGATCCTGAGCTTCGGCGTGCCCTTCGCGCTGGTGCCCCTGCTGATGTTCACCGCCCGCCGCGACGTGATGGGCGTGCTGGTCAGCAAACCCTGGGTCAACACGCTGGGCTGGCTGTTCGCCGGACTCATCATCGCCCTGAACATCTACCTGCTGTGGGGCGCGGCGACCGGGAGCTGA
- the dtd gene encoding D-aminoacyl-tRNA deacylase: protein MKAVVQRVSRATCTVGGVVTGQTGPGLLVLLGVAPTDTPRTAEALAVKIARLRIFSDEAGRMNRSVQETGGGVLSISQFTLFADTRSGNRPSFIGAAPPEQARELYAAFNSSLRAQGLEVGEGVFGAHMVIDLSNDGPVTLTLEL from the coding sequence ATGAAGGCCGTGGTGCAGCGGGTCTCGCGGGCGACCTGCACGGTGGGCGGCGTGGTCACCGGGCAGACCGGGCCGGGCCTGCTGGTGCTGCTGGGCGTGGCGCCCACCGACACCCCCCGGACGGCCGAGGCGCTGGCCGTCAAGATTGCCCGACTCCGCATCTTCTCGGACGAGGCCGGCAGGATGAACCGCTCGGTGCAGGAGACCGGCGGGGGTGTCCTGAGCATCAGCCAGTTCACGCTGTTCGCGGACACCCGCTCCGGCAACCGGCCCAGCTTCATCGGCGCCGCCCCGCCGGAGCAGGCGCGCGAGCTGTACGCCGCCTTCAACTCCTCGCTGCGGGCGCAGGGTCTGGAGGTCGGCGAGGGCGTCTTCGGCGCGCACATGGTCATCGACCTGAGCAACGACGGCCCGGTCACCCTGACCCTGGAGCTGTGA
- a CDS encoding amidase family protein: MTPDLLTLDATSLADATRRGEVLPSAATRAYLERLNALNGRLRAVITVSPSAQAEADTLDGLPDAQRGALHGVPMLIKDNLDVAGLPTTAGSVLMRSHVPAQDAPVVARLRAAGAVILGKANMTEWANFMTVGMPNGYSSHGGQTVNPWGEGLDTGGSSSGSGVAVAARLCAAAIGTETSGSIVSPAHQNGVVGLKPSMGLVPRTGIVPISSSQDTAGPITRSVRDAALILGVIAGPDERDPVTLTPPTPEQSPVHGLQGAVIGLIRDELHATSGESAALEQVEAALRGAGATVRDVTFPSRAELEAAGWMLEVLEYEFRGDLNAYLAGVTDGPRTLAEVIEGNDADPARALRFGQTLLHAAQGTRGDASEPHYAQARARDLDLTRTRGFDPLFASGLHAVVFPGIHGYGLAAKAGYPSLALPTTPAGRKPGGVLLVAPAGGDHALLALAGDLSGRLGGVTLPEL; the protein is encoded by the coding sequence GTGACCCCCGACCTGCTGACCCTGGACGCCACCTCCCTCGCCGACGCGACCCGGCGCGGCGAGGTGCTCCCCTCGGCCGCCACGCGCGCCTACCTCGAACGCCTGAACGCCCTGAACGGCCGCCTGCGCGCCGTCATCACCGTCAGTCCCAGTGCCCAGGCCGAGGCGGACACGCTGGACGGCCTGCCGGACGCGCAACGGGGCGCGCTGCACGGCGTCCCCATGCTGATCAAGGACAACCTGGACGTGGCCGGGTTGCCCACCACCGCCGGCAGCGTGCTGATGCGCTCGCATGTGCCTGCCCAGGACGCGCCCGTCGTGGCCCGCCTGCGGGCGGCCGGCGCGGTGATCCTCGGGAAGGCCAACATGACCGAGTGGGCCAACTTCATGACCGTGGGGATGCCGAACGGCTATTCCTCGCACGGCGGCCAGACCGTGAACCCCTGGGGCGAGGGCCTGGACACCGGGGGCAGTTCCTCGGGCAGCGGCGTGGCGGTGGCGGCCCGGCTGTGCGCTGCGGCCATCGGCACCGAGACCAGCGGCAGCATCGTCAGCCCGGCGCACCAGAACGGGGTGGTGGGCCTGAAACCCTCGATGGGGCTGGTGCCGCGCACCGGCATCGTGCCTATCAGCTCCAGCCAGGACACCGCCGGGCCGATCACCCGCTCCGTGCGCGACGCCGCCCTGATCCTGGGCGTGATCGCGGGGCCGGACGAGCGCGACCCCGTGACCCTGACCCCGCCGACTCCGGAACAGAGCCCCGTCCACGGCCTGCAGGGCGCCGTGATCGGCCTGATCCGCGACGAGCTGCACGCGACCTCCGGCGAGTCGGCGGCGCTGGAGCAGGTCGAGGCGGCCCTGCGCGGCGCCGGGGCCACCGTCCGCGACGTGACCTTCCCCAGCCGCGCCGAGCTGGAGGCGGCCGGCTGGATGCTGGAGGTGCTGGAATACGAATTCAGGGGCGACCTGAACGCCTACCTCGCCGGCGTCACGGATGGCCCACGCACGCTGGCCGAGGTCATCGAGGGCAACGACGCCGATCCCGCGCGCGCCCTGCGCTTCGGGCAGACCCTGCTGCACGCCGCCCAGGGCACGCGGGGCGACGCCAGCGAGCCCCATTACGCCCAGGCCCGCGCCCGCGACCTCGACCTGACCCGCACGCGCGGCTTCGATCCGCTGTTCGCCTCCGGCCTGCACGCCGTGGTCTTTCCCGGCATCCACGGCTATGGTCTGGCGGCCAAGGCCGGCTACCCCAGTCTGGCGCTGCCCACCACACCGGCCGGGAGAAAGCCGGGGGGCGTGCTGCTGGTCGCCCCGGCCGGCGGAGACCACGCGCTCCTGGCGCTGGCTGGAGATCTCAGTGGCCGGCTCGGCGGCGTGACCCTGCCGGAGCTGTGA
- a CDS encoding PaaI family thioesterase yields the protein MPELLHPELPTLDDLNALGEGKLPGLIGVRFTHVERGLIRSELSVRPELLAPNGFLHAASIVALADTSCGYGTRLLLPAGASGFTTIELKSNHLGTALDGTITCEARAVHAGRTTQVWDAEVHSPQGRPMALFRCTQAVLYPR from the coding sequence ATGCCTGAGCTTCTGCACCCCGAGCTGCCCACCCTGGACGACCTGAATGCCCTGGGAGAAGGGAAACTTCCCGGACTGATCGGCGTGCGCTTCACCCACGTGGAGCGCGGGCTGATCCGCAGCGAACTGAGCGTCCGGCCGGAACTGCTGGCCCCCAACGGCTTCCTGCACGCGGCGAGCATCGTGGCGCTGGCGGACACCTCCTGCGGCTACGGCACCCGGCTGCTGCTGCCGGCCGGGGCGAGCGGCTTCACCACCATCGAACTCAAGAGCAACCACCTGGGTACGGCGCTCGACGGCACCATCACCTGCGAGGCGCGCGCGGTTCACGCCGGGCGCACCACCCAGGTCTGGGACGCCGAGGTGCACAGCCCGCAGGGCAGGCCGATGGCCCTGTTCCGCTGCACCCAGGCCGTGCTCTACCCGCGCTAG
- a CDS encoding peptidoglycan DD-metalloendopeptidase family protein, which translates to MSRRHILLLTALLTGSLLTGLAGAYTVKPGDTLYSIARANKTSVGALVRLNRLSSTTLEVGQTLRLPGDPAAPASGPVRPTPGQSSRPATPPTATSKPGLPAPLPAEQLAPTSATARIAGINVDVPASLRMGDAFILRLSGARAAQATVRFPSEVGEDVREPNEVLRPVGAAGEYRVFGRVVLGKTTPVVYEVGIGGELIRGRIPVTGLDQPIQHLNLPTRISGVLQDPGRQAEDAAVEKAYARRTPQQWTRPFAQALARGAATSSSFGQPRTYTAGGEVAYHFGADYPAPVGTAVLAVNDGTVVIAGKYPVRGGLVVIDHGAGVTSLYFHQSRVVAKVGQRVRRGDKIGEVGSTGLSAGPHLHLEIRVRGEGTNPAGWFNRLAPL; encoded by the coding sequence ATGAGCCGCCGCCACATCCTTCTGCTGACCGCCCTGCTGACCGGCTCCCTGCTGACGGGTCTGGCCGGCGCGTACACCGTGAAACCCGGGGACACGCTGTATTCCATCGCCCGCGCCAACAAGACCAGCGTGGGCGCCCTGGTGCGGCTCAACCGCCTGAGCAGCACCACCCTGGAGGTCGGCCAGACGCTGCGGCTGCCCGGCGACCCGGCCGCGCCCGCCTCCGGCCCGGTCCGGCCCACACCTGGTCAGTCCAGCCGGCCGGCCACGCCGCCCACGGCGACCAGCAAACCCGGCCTGCCCGCGCCGTTGCCGGCCGAGCAGCTGGCCCCCACCTCGGCCACCGCGCGGATCGCCGGCATCAACGTGGACGTGCCGGCCAGCCTGCGGATGGGCGACGCCTTCATCCTGCGGCTGAGCGGGGCACGCGCGGCCCAGGCCACCGTCCGCTTTCCCAGCGAGGTGGGCGAGGACGTGCGAGAGCCCAACGAGGTGCTGCGTCCGGTGGGGGCGGCCGGCGAGTACCGGGTGTTCGGCCGGGTGGTGCTGGGCAAGACCACCCCGGTGGTCTACGAGGTCGGCATCGGCGGAGAGCTGATCCGGGGGCGGATTCCGGTCACCGGGCTCGACCAGCCCATCCAGCACCTGAACCTGCCGACCCGCATCAGCGGCGTGCTGCAGGATCCGGGCCGGCAGGCCGAGGACGCCGCGGTCGAGAAGGCCTACGCGCGGCGCACCCCGCAGCAGTGGACAAGGCCCTTCGCCCAGGCCCTGGCGCGTGGGGCCGCCACCAGCAGTTCCTTCGGGCAGCCGCGCACCTACACCGCCGGGGGCGAGGTGGCCTACCACTTCGGCGCCGACTACCCGGCGCCCGTGGGCACCGCCGTGCTGGCCGTCAACGACGGTACGGTGGTCATCGCCGGGAAGTACCCGGTGCGCGGCGGCCTGGTCGTGATCGACCACGGGGCTGGCGTGACCAGCCTGTATTTCCACCAGAGCCGGGTGGTGGCGAAGGTGGGGCAGCGTGTCCGGCGCGGCGACAAGATCGGCGAGGTCGGCAGCACGGGCCTGAGCGCCGGCCCGCACCTGCACCTGGAGATCCGCGTGCGCGGCGAGGGCACCAATCCCGCCGGCTGGTTCAACCGGCTCGCGCCCCTGTGA
- a CDS encoding DUF1844 domain-containing protein, whose protein sequence is MPHPEFVGLVNSLQATAEAALGDLNAATASAARDGLLEEGRARQTAERSLKLLTMLADKTRGNLDFTEADLLTGAIASLRARLDPGH, encoded by the coding sequence ATGCCCCACCCGGAATTCGTCGGACTCGTGAACTCGCTGCAGGCCACCGCCGAGGCGGCCCTGGGCGACCTGAACGCCGCCACCGCCAGCGCCGCCAGAGACGGGCTGCTGGAGGAGGGCCGCGCCCGTCAGACGGCCGAGCGCAGCCTGAAGCTGCTGACCATGCTGGCCGACAAGACCCGCGGGAACCTCGATTTCACCGAGGCCGACCTGCTGACCGGCGCGATCGCCAGCCTCCGTGCCCGGCTCGATCCGGGCCACTGA
- the chrA gene encoding chromate efflux transporter, with translation MTQAPVRPTHGVSQREATAVWARIAAQSFGGPAGQIAVMHRILVDEKRWISEERFLHALNYCMLLPGPEAQQLAIYIGWLMHGTRGGVIAGSLFVLPGFLSILILSVVYALYQDTTPVQALFFGLKAAVLVIVLEAVQRIGKRALKHRVMWGIAALAFVALFFFNVPFPVVIIVAGLVGYLGSQRRPDVFQAGGHGGGKSQEESPDALITAATAPHVTPGWHRFWRVLATGLGLWFGPLLLVGAALGWGSVFWQQAKFFSVMAVVTFGGAYAVLAYVAQQAVQTYGWLTAGEMLNGLGLAETTPGPLIQVVQYVGFLGAFRDPGALSPLAAGVLASVVVTWATYAPCFLWIFLGAPYIERLRGNRALSGALSAITAAVVGVILNLSIWFALHVLFGQVTEVQAGPLQLSMPEWDTLSVSSLLLAVLAGVALWRFKLSTFVVLFGSALLGGLWFGLAPG, from the coding sequence ATGACCCAGGCCCCTGTGCGCCCCACCCACGGCGTCTCCCAGCGTGAGGCCACCGCCGTCTGGGCCCGCATCGCCGCCCAGAGTTTCGGCGGCCCAGCCGGGCAGATCGCCGTGATGCACCGCATCCTCGTCGATGAGAAGCGCTGGATCAGCGAGGAACGCTTTCTGCACGCCCTGAACTACTGCATGCTGCTCCCCGGCCCGGAAGCCCAGCAGCTCGCCATCTACATCGGCTGGCTGATGCACGGCACGCGCGGCGGCGTCATCGCCGGCAGCCTGTTCGTGCTGCCCGGCTTCCTCTCCATCCTGATCCTCAGCGTCGTCTACGCCCTGTACCAGGACACCACCCCGGTGCAGGCGCTGTTCTTCGGCCTCAAGGCGGCGGTGCTGGTGATCGTGCTGGAGGCCGTGCAGCGCATCGGGAAACGCGCCCTGAAGCATAGGGTGATGTGGGGCATCGCCGCGCTGGCCTTCGTGGCGCTGTTCTTCTTCAATGTTCCCTTTCCGGTGGTGATCATCGTGGCGGGGCTCGTGGGCTACCTCGGCAGCCAGCGGCGACCGGACGTGTTCCAGGCTGGAGGGCATGGTGGGGGGAAAAGCCAGGAGGAGAGTCCAGACGCCCTGATCACTGCTGCCACCGCCCCGCACGTCACGCCGGGCTGGCACCGCTTCTGGCGGGTGCTGGCGACCGGACTGGGGCTGTGGTTCGGGCCACTGCTGCTGGTCGGGGCCGCCCTGGGCTGGGGCAGCGTGTTCTGGCAACAGGCGAAGTTCTTCAGCGTGATGGCAGTGGTGACCTTCGGCGGGGCCTACGCGGTGCTCGCCTATGTGGCGCAGCAGGCGGTGCAGACCTATGGCTGGCTCACGGCGGGCGAGATGCTCAACGGCCTGGGGCTGGCCGAGACGACGCCGGGGCCGCTGATCCAGGTGGTGCAGTACGTGGGCTTCCTGGGGGCCTTCCGCGATCCAGGCGCCCTGAGCCCGCTGGCCGCCGGGGTGCTGGCGTCGGTCGTGGTGACCTGGGCGACGTATGCGCCGTGTTTCCTGTGGATCTTCCTGGGGGCGCCGTACATCGAGCGGCTGCGGGGGAACAGGGCGCTCTCGGGGGCGTTGAGCGCGATCACGGCAGCGGTGGTGGGGGTGATCCTGAACCTGTCGATCTGGTTCGCGCTGCACGTGCTGTTCGGCCAGGTGACCGAGGTGCAGGCCGGGCCACTGCAGCTGTCGATGCCCGAGTGGGACACGCTGAGTGTGTCCTCCCTGCTGCTGGCCGTCCTGGCGGGCGTGGCGCTGTGGCGCTTCAAACTCAGCACCTTCGTCGTGCTCTTCGGCAGCGCCCTGCTGGGCGGGCTGTGGTTCGGCCTCGCGCCAGGATGA
- a CDS encoding uracil-DNA glycosylase — MTDPTAGLAALEAQARGCVACPLRQGCSQVVVAEGRADAPLLIIGEGPGGTEDRTGRPFVGQGGQLLDLILAAAGIRRDEAYITNIVKCRPPGNRDPQPLETETCTALWLEPQLRHLRPRVILSLGNTPTSYLLGTRAGITRLRGQWFPFRHDDAQGGEYSAWLMPMLHPAYLLRHDSRVPGGPKSLTWRDIREAAAVLRGEKGPDGFGSLAPADMQGQPGLF; from the coding sequence GTGACCGATCCGACTGCCGGGCTGGCCGCCCTGGAAGCCCAGGCCCGAGGCTGCGTGGCCTGCCCGCTGCGCCAGGGCTGCAGTCAGGTCGTGGTGGCCGAGGGCCGCGCCGACGCGCCGCTGCTGATCATCGGCGAGGGGCCGGGCGGCACGGAAGACCGCACCGGGCGGCCCTTCGTGGGCCAGGGCGGGCAGCTGCTCGACCTGATCCTGGCCGCGGCCGGAATCCGGCGCGACGAGGCCTACATCACCAACATCGTCAAGTGCCGCCCGCCGGGCAACCGCGATCCGCAGCCGCTGGAGACCGAGACCTGCACGGCCCTGTGGCTGGAGCCGCAACTGCGGCACTTGCGCCCGCGCGTGATCCTGAGCCTGGGCAACACGCCCACGAGCTACCTGCTGGGCACCCGCGCCGGCATCACGCGCCTGCGGGGCCAGTGGTTCCCCTTCCGCCACGACGACGCTCAGGGGGGCGAGTACAGCGCGTGGCTGATGCCCATGCTGCACCCGGCCTACCTGCTGCGCCACGACAGCCGCGTGCCCGGCGGCCCCAAGAGCCTGACCTGGCGCGACATCCGCGAGGCGGCGGCGGTGCTGCGGGGCGAGAAAGGCCCGGACGGCTTCGGCTCGCTGGCCCCGGCCGACATGCAGGGTCAGCCGGGCCTGTTCTGA
- a CDS encoding cyclic-di-AMP receptor has product MKLVLAIIQDADASALMRALTDHAFEVTKLASTGGFLREGNTTLMIGVSDERLDELRRHVGQTCRTRSRLVAPSVPMGEQGESLISEPIEVPVGGAVLFVLGVQEFIRV; this is encoded by the coding sequence ATGAAGCTGGTGCTCGCCATCATCCAGGATGCCGACGCGTCCGCGCTGATGCGGGCGCTGACCGACCACGCCTTCGAGGTCACCAAACTGGCCAGCACCGGCGGCTTCCTGCGCGAGGGCAACACCACCCTGATGATCGGCGTGAGCGATGAGCGCCTCGACGAGCTCAGGCGGCACGTCGGTCAGACCTGCCGCACCCGCAGCCGTCTGGTCGCTCCCAGCGTGCCGATGGGCGAGCAGGGCGAGAGCCTGATCAGCGAACCCATCGAGGTGCCGGTGGGGGGCGCGGTGCTGTTCGTGCTGGGCGTGCAGGAGTTCATCAGGGTCTGA